A genome region from Gallus gallus isolate bGalGal1 chromosome 9, bGalGal1.mat.broiler.GRCg7b, whole genome shotgun sequence includes the following:
- the APOD gene encoding apolipoprotein D precursor: protein MLGTAAQLSVLLSLLGLGNAQMFHMGPCPDPPVQQDFDINKYLGKWYEIEKLPSNFEKGSCVQANYSLKENGKFKVINKEMLSSGKINAIEGEIMHTDVKEPAKLGVRFNWFMPSAPYWVISTDYENYSLVYSCTNILWLFHFDYAWIMSRSPDMHPDTVEHLKSMLRTYKIDTDKMMPTDQLNCPAEM from the exons ATGCTGGGCACGGCAGCGCAGCTCTCAGTCCTGCTCAGTCTCCTTGGCTTGGGGAATGCGCAGATGTTCCACATGGGACCGTGCCCAGACCCACCAGTACAGCAGGACTTCGACATCAATAAG TACTTGGGAAAATGGTACGAGATAGAAAAGCTGCCCTCAAATTTCGAGAAAGGAAGCTGCGTCCAGGCAAACTACTCGCTGAAGGAGAACGGCAAGTTTAAAGTGATCAACAAGGAGATGCT TTCCAgtgggaaaataaatgcaatcgAAGGAGAAATCATGCACACAGATGTGAAGGAGCCGGCCAAGCTGGGCGTCCGCTTCAACTGGT TTATGCCTTCTGCCCCATACTGGGTCATCTCCACTGACTACGAGAACTACTCGCTGGTGTACTCCTGCACCAACATCCTTTGGCTTTTCCACTTCGACTACGCCTGGATTATGTCCCGATCTCCCGACATGCACCCAGACACTGTAGAGCACCTGAAGAGCATGCTCCGGACCTACAAGATCGACACCGACAAGATGATGCCCACGGATCAGCTCAACTGCCCTGCCGAGATGTAA
- the PPP1R2 gene encoding protein phosphatase inhibitor 2 produces the protein MEAPSVPAVSTAGTAGRAPIKGILKKGGGKQPAGGAGSGARQASPARDDDEHGKKSQKWDEMNIIATYHPAGKDYGLMKIDEPSTPYHSMVGDDDEDAVSDSESNEPLRADVLSKKLAAAAEGKGPKVIARQEESSEEEEEEEELTPEEREKKKQFEMKRKMHYNEGRNIKLARQLIAKELHGEDEEEEEEDEEMRDAPDVETMNTEDIEHD, from the exons ATGGAGGCGCCCTCGGTGCCGGCCGTTTCGACGGCGGGAACGGCGGGTCGGGCGCCCATCAAGGGCATCCTGAAGAAGGGCGGCGGCAAGCAGCCCGCGGGGGGCGCGGGGTCCGGGGCTCGGCAGGCCAGCCCAGCCCGCGACGACGACGAGCACGG taaaaaatcTCAGAAGTGGGATGAAATGAACATCATAGCTACGTACCACCCAGCGGGCAAAGATTATGGCCTGATGAAAATAGATGAGCCGAGTACTCCTTATCACAG CATGGTAGgagatgatgatgaagatgcAGTGAGTGATTCGGAATCAAATGAGCCCTTAAGAGCAGATGTGTTGAGTAAGAA gctggctgctgcagctgagggtAAAGGACCCAAGGTTATAGCGAggcaggaggaaagcagtgaggaggaagaagaggaagaagaattaACACCTGAAGAACGAG aaaaaaagaagcaatttgaaatgaagaggaaaatgcacTACAATGAAGGACGAAACATCAAACTTGCAAGACAGCTAATTGCAAAAGAGCTACATGGtgaggatgaagaggaggaggaagaagatgaagagaTGCGTGATGCTCCAGATGTAGAAACAATGAATACAGAAGATATTGAACATG ACTGA